In Ciconia boyciana chromosome 17, ASM3463844v1, whole genome shotgun sequence, the genomic stretch GGTCCACAGGGGAcccctgccttgccctgccgTGATGCCTGTGGACCCGGCTGGGAGGAACTCGGCTCTCCTGGCATCCCGCGCTACAGGCCCGGGAGCCGTTAATCCGCAGGCACGccgcggcaccggcagcagtcggctggctggctggctctCTGCTAGGACGCGTCCTGAGCCgcagccagctccaggcaggGATGTTTGAACTGGCATCTCAACCGGGGGGGAGCTGGCTCTGGCATCCCCCCCACATCCCTCGACGCCGGGGGGGGAGATCCTTTGGGCCAAGGGAGCTGCTCCGTCTGCCTCGCCCCCCTTCCTAGGGCCAGTGCCTGACCCGgctttgcctttctgtttgTGATTGCAGGCTTTGGCCCCGGCGGGATAGGAGCCGGCAttggggcaggaggaaaggcagggTACCCCACTGGCACAGGTACGCTCCCttcccaggcagccccagggcaggggatTGGCACGGGCGTGGCTGGGGGACTGGGCACCCTGGTCGCTTTGCCGGTCCTCGGATGGGGTGTTGGGCACTGCCCAGCTGTCTGGTGGCACCAGGGTGGCAGTGACGCCCCAGGGACAGCCTGGAGGGGTGCATCACCTCCCAAAGCAGAGGGGGCGGATGCTGACGGGAGGGGGCGGTCCCCAGGgtccctgtgggatgggggagccGAGGTGGGAATGGTCTGGGGACCTCAGCGGCTGCCCATGTCCTTCCCCAGGCGTCGGAGCACAGGcggcagcagcaaaagcagcagcgaAATATGGTGAGTTGCCCTCCGTGGGCACGTCCACCGCCCATCTCCCCACTGGGGcggctgctccctccctccctcccaggctGGGGGGATGCTGGCTGTGTCCTTGCATCACCGAGCTGACGGTCCTCTTCTCCCCTGCGGCAGGAGCCGGGGtcctgcccggggctggcgcCATCCCGGGAGTGGTACCTGGTGTCGGCGTTGTCCCAGGAGTTGGAGGTGAGGCGATGGCGGGGCACGGCCCTGGGGCTCGGGGATGGTCGCCTCCCCCCATCCCGCACCCCTGACCCTCTCCCGCTATCCCGGCAGTCGGagggccggcagcggcggcagcagcagcaaaggcagcggCAAAGGCAGGAGCTTTCGGTGAGTTCCCTGCTGTCTCGGACGAcccggcagctgcctgcgggGCCGGGCTCACTCTCGGGGCATGGAAGAGCCGTGCATTGGTGCCGGGGCTGCGTGGCTTCACCgcctgccccaccagcccctgccccatcTCCTGGGgtgctctcccagccccagaccccttccccagctccagcagctgcttgcCAGAGCTCGGGGCAAGGTGAAGACACTCTGCTGAGCCAGCGGCTTTTGCGGGTGGAAGGCAGCAAGGTGCGAAACCTCCCCgagggctgcagaggggctttacccccttgggggcagctcccagcagcctgTTGGGAGACCCAGGCTTGGGCATAGCAAAGCCTGGTttgcaaaaagcagcttttgtgGCAGCGGCTGGAGGGCTGGCTGGCCACCTCGCACGGGGCAGCACGTCCCCATCATGCGTGGTTTCTCCACAAGAGATGTGGTTTTGCTGTGCCAGGCTCCAGCGGGGTGTCTGGGGAGATGGTGTCTGTAACGAGCCATCGTTCGTTAGCAGAGGGATGCGCTTGGCGATGCAGATCTTGTGTTCGGTGCTCCCCTCGTTGGCTGTTTTATGGGAGAAAAGCGAGTAGCAAACAACTGCTCATTGGAGCATCCAGATGAAATGTGtcagccctgggagcagctgggatTTACCACCACAGCCTTGGGGGACCTCGGGGGGCCCCAAGCTCCTGGGTGGCCGGGTGGGCTCCAGACCCCTGGGTTGGGGGTAGGGAGCTGGGAATCCCACTCCTGGGTGCATCCCAGGTCCCCTGAGAAGCTGTTTTTTGTGGAGAGCCCACCTCAAAGCCAGGTGCTCCAGAGCTTCCCACGACACAGGGGGAGACCTGTGCCACACAGTGGCATGGGGTGTTTTGGCGGGGGTCTGactgctctgcttccctccaGGTCCAGGTCTCGTGCCCGGGGTTGGTGGTGTCCCGGGTCTCGTGCCCGGCGTTGGTGGTGTCCCCGGCTTGGTGCCCGGTGTTGGTGTCCCCGGGGTGCCAGGTGACTGTTCCCAGGAGCCCTGTCCCCACCACCTGGCTCTGTAGGGGCCACAGTGGCTGGTGGCTGAGGGTCCCTCTCTCCCTTGTCCCCAGGAGTCGGGGCaccagcagcagcggcggcagcagcaaaggcagctaaGTACGGTACGTGCTGTGCGGTGCAAGgagctccccagcagctccttggGGACCCCTGCTGACCCTCTCCCCCCGTGGCACTCGGCGTGCCCCAGGCAGACGGGTCTCCCCTGGGGATTACTCCTGATGGCCCATTTCGGGGAAGCATCCAGGGACAGGATgagtgcagcccagctcccagctgctgcatcCAGGCTTGGCTTCATCCCCAGGGCAGGACCTTCTCCCTCTCTGGGATTTCTGCAGGCTGCTTTGAGGAGGTGAACAGATGAGACCGAACTCGTGTCTTTGGACCTTGTCTGAGTTCTTGGATTTCATACCAAATctgtttttccagcagcagaCCTGACCCAGGGTCTGATGCCTGCGGGCTCAGCCTCGCTGCCCAGGTGGGGAGAGATCCCTGGCAGAGGGACCCCTGCCCAGGGTCACTGCCTTCTGAAAACCTGGTGGGATCCAGCAAGGGCATCCGACTTGGTCTAGCAAGACCCAGGCGCCCAGCAGGCATAACCACCCCCAAGGGAGCTCCAGCGAGGAGGAGCCCAGCGGGGACGAGGGACATCGCCAAGCAGCAGGGAAGCTGGGAGCCTGGGCACAGAGAGGAGGCAGAAGTGGCCCCAAGGCTCCACGCAGGGCTGGGGGATCCACGTGCTGCTCCAAAAGGCAGTGCCAGAGGTTACATGGCCGGGTCCCAGGACCTTCTCCCGCATCATactgcagagccctgggagtCCCCTGGGAGCAGCCGTGCTCGATGGCAGCTTTCCTTTGAGTGCTAAACAGTTGCTGgccatttcttccatttctcttccgcatcatgtagaaaaaaatcccaccacgTGCCGAGGGAAGGACGGCATTTAGGGAGAAACTTGGCAGTGACAAGTTAACAGGtctgtgctctgtgctggggtGCCAGGCATCTGCTGAGCAGGGGGCCATGAGGAGAACCCCTCTGGCACTCAGCCCTTCCAGAAGTGACCCGATGCTTGTCCCTGTGGCACTAACGAGTGCCAGCGGGTCAAGGCTGtcactgccctgggcagcttCCCAGTCTGGCCAGTGCCCAGGGGACAGGCAGCTACTGGGGACCACCAGCCACTTCTCCTCCGTGGCCTGTTTGGCTGCAAGGCCAAATCCCCTCATCCCCATGATGAGGACGATCTGGAGCCCCCCATGATGATGAGGATCGTCGTGGTCCCCTGTGCTGGTGATTTCCCAGCCTCTCTTTTACAACAGCAGATTTACCATCCTCACTGGGGCTGGATGGGGCCTCCCTGAGGCTGGATGTCCCACCAGGGGCATCCACCGCTGTGCATCTGTCCTGGGACGAGGCGGTGGGGTGCTCTCCTCACCGCGGCATGATGACGAGAGCAGACATGTGTCAAGGTCCCACCTTTCAACTGTTGCTGCAATGAGATCTAACTTCCCCCCTCTCGTtgcctgcaggagctggcatCGGCGTTCCCGGCATTGGCGGTGTTCCTGGTGTTCCTGGTGTTCCTGGCGTCCCTGGTGTTCCTGGCGTCCCTGGAGTCCCTGGTGTCCCCggtgtccctggtgtccccggTGTGCCCGGTGTGCCCGGCGTGGCTGGGGTTCCTGGCGTGGTGCCTGGCGTTGGAGGTGAGTGGATGAGCTGGCACAAGCCGATGGGGTGGTGCTGGCCTTGCCGGTCCCCTGACTCTCTCCCTTCTGTCCCCACAGTGGTCGCCCCAGAcgccgcggcggccgcggcaAAGGCTGCAGCAAAAGCCGCGGCAATCGGTGAGTCACCATCATCCTTTCccagggaggagggatgctTGCGAATGGGCGGGGTAAGGGGCACCCCTGGCGCTGTGGATGGCGGGGAGGTCAGCAGGACCCCTGCCTATGGAGCCTGCCTGCTCGGCCACATCCCTGAACctctctgctggagcagggcGTGTGCCCGGTGTCGGCGTGCCCGGTGTCGGCGTGCCCGGTGTCGGCGTGCCTGGAGTTGGCGTGCCTGGAGTTGGTGTGCCCGGAGTCGGCGTGCCCGGCGTCGGCGTGCCCGGTCTGGTGCCTGGGGTCGGAGGCATACCAGGTGAGATGGTGCCTAAGGGATGCTCGGGATGTTCCCAGTGGTGCCAGCTGAGGGGTGACGGCATGGCCACCATGGTCCATCCTGCCCCTCAcgctccccctctcccccaggagTCGGAGCTCCAGCGGCCGCCGCTGCTGCCAAAGCAGCCGCCAAAGCAGCTAAGTTTGGTAAGCCGGCATCTCTCTGGGGTTATCCCACGAGTCCTGTCTCCTGCCGCCTCCCCACCCCAGGCTGCTCCCTTCGTTGGGGCTGAGGCCTGGTGCTGCACACGGTCCCTGTAGGTCGGGGCGAGGGATGAGCTCTCCGCAGGGCTGTGTGTGGGATGAGGTCCTGGCTGTGTCAGGGGGTGCCCTCCAGAGAGCTGGGCTGCATGGAGGGTCCTAGGTTCACCATCCATACACCCTCTCATACATTAGTCCATCCACCCTCCCTTCTACCCACCCATCTGCACCACCAGCCAGCCACCTCAGTATCCATCTGTCCGCtcatctgtctgtccatccGCACCTCCATCCATTCATCCATCTcaccatccatccatccattccACCATCCATCCACCCcaccatccatccatccatctatcCCCTCCgcatccatccacccatccaccccAGCATCCATCCACCCCACCGTTTACCCATCCATCCGtctgcccaccccagcctgcCACGCCTTTTCCACCACCTCTCTTCCTGAGCTGAAGCCCCaatccttccctctctccttaCAGGAGTAGGTGGCCTGGCTCCTGGCGTGGGTGGCCTGGCTCCTGGTGTAGGTGGTCTAGCTCCCGGCGTGGGTGGCCTTGCTCCTGGCATAGGTGGCCTGGCTCCTGGCATTGCAGCTGTCccaggtgaggaggaggaaggcgggtggtggtggcagcCTGGCTGGTGCGGGAGCAGGTCTGGGGCAGGAAAGGCGTGAGGAGGACCTCGGTGGTCTCCGTCAACTCATGGCCATCCCTTGGGGGATGCAGACAAGGCAGGAGGGATGAGTTCTGCCCAGCATTGCTGGAGAGGACCCCCCCAGGGACACTGACCCCCctcctgctgtctctgctcaGGGGTTGGAGCTCCGGCcgcagcagcaaaagcagcagcgaAGGCAGCCAAATTTGGTGAGTCGTCTGGAGAAGCCCATCACTCGCGGCTCAGCCCACAGCAGGCAGCCCTACGCGCCCCGTGGGCATCTGGGGTCTCCCCATGAGCCCTGGCGTGGCACAGACTGGTCcagggggagctgtggggcttcAGGGGTGGGCACCCCACGCCAGGCGCATCATCCCACGGGAGTACGGGGATCACACAGGGGTCCCCCCTGTGCTGCCTCACCCCCTCTCTGCAGGTGCCGGCGTTGGAGGGGTGCCAGGCGTGGTGCCCGGTGTCACCGGCGTGCCAGGAGTGACGCCTGGCGTCGGCGTCGTGCCCGGGTTGGTGCCGGGTGTGGGGGTACCCGGTACCGGCATCCTCCCCGGGGCAGGTATGTGCTTTGTCACACCCCAGTCAGGGACCCACTTGGGGACAGTGGTGCCTGGGGATGCTAAAAGCCACCGGGCCACATGGAGGGTGGCGGGGGGGGATGCAGGCGGGATGGGGGATGGTGGCACAcgggaggggtgcaggggtgaCCGTCCTAACTGCAGTGTCATTTGCTTTGCAGGCATCCCCCAAGTAGGGGTGCAGCCTGGTGCTAAACCTCCCAAATTTGGTACGTATCTCTGCCACCCTGCCCCAGGTCCACTTCAGACCCTCACCGGGCACCCTCCTCTGGTGGCCATCGGGATGCTGGTCTCGCTTCGTGTCCCCTGTGTGCCCCCTGGTGCCCCGGCGGAGGGTGGCTCAAGCGTGGGAGGTGGCGTGCTGTCACCCATGGGTGCAAAGTGCCGCCCGTGCCCCCTCCCCTGGACTCACTGGggacatttttctcctgctctgcatTGCCTGCAGCAATGTGTCATGCAGGGGGTGAGCCCCCTCTGGGTCTTCTTGCTCTGGGTGCTGTGAGATGGGTGCCAGG encodes the following:
- the ELN gene encoding elastin isoform X11, translating into MARQAAAPLLPGVLLLFSILPASQQGGVPGAIPGVGVPGGFFPGAGVGGLGAGLGAGAKPLKPGVGGLGGLGPLGLQPGAAGLFPGGAFPGGVFPGAPSAAALKAAAKAGAGIPGAFPGGVLPGAGVRFPGVGVLPGVPTGAGVKPKGPGAGAFAGIPGLGGFGGQQPGVPLGYPIKAPKLPGGYGLPYSTGKLPYGFGPGGIGAGIGAGGKAGYPTGTGVGAQAAAAKAAAKYGAGVLPGAGAIPGVVPGVGVVPGVGVGGPAAAAAAAKAAAKAGAFGPGLVPGVGGVPGLVPGVGGVPGLVPGVGVPGVPGVGAPAAAAAAAKAAKYGAGIGVPGIGGVPGVPGVPGVPGVPGVPGVPGVPGVPGVPGVPGVPGVAGVPGVVPGVGVVAPDAAAAAAKAAAKAAAIGRVPGVGVPGVGVPGVGVPGVGVPGVGVPGVGVPGVGVPGLVPGVGGIPGVGAPAAAAAAKAAAKAAKFGVGGLAPGVGGLAPGVGGLAPGVGGLAPGIGGLAPGIAAVPGVGAPAAAAKAAAKAAKFGAGVGGVPGVVPGVTGVPGVTPGVGVVPGLVPGVGVPGTGILPGAGIPQVGVQPGAKPPKFGVPGAGVPGVGIPGGLGVGGLGVGGLGVGGLGAGILYPGAVGKPPKPGFGVGGLQPGVGVPGFGVSPIFPGGVAGQLGFGGKPPKTFGGALGALGFRGGVGCAQGKYCGRKRK
- the ELN gene encoding elastin isoform X16; translated protein: MARQAAAPLLPGVLLLFSILPASQQGGVPGAIPGVGVPGGFFPGAGVGGLGAGLGAGAKPLKPGAAGLFPGGAFPGGVFPGAPSAAALKAAAKAGVRFPGVGVLPGVPTGAGVKPKGPGAGAFAGIPGLGGFGGQQPGVPLGYPIKAPKLPGGYGLPYSTGKLPYGFGPGGIGAGIGAGGKAGYPTGTGVGAQAAAAKAAAKYGAGVLPGAGAIPGVVPGVGVVPGVGVGGPAAAAAAAKAAAKAGAFGPGLVPGVGGVPGLVPGVGGVPGLVPGVGVPGVPGVGAPAAAAAAAKAAKYGAGIGVPGIGGVPGVPGVPGVPGVPGVPGVPGVPGVPGVPGVPGVPGVAGVPGVVPGVGVVAPDAAAAAAKAAAKAAAIGRVPGVGVPGVGVPGVGVPGVGVPGVGVPGVGVPGVGVPGLVPGVGGIPGVGAPAAAAAAKAAAKAAKFGVGGLAPGVGGLAPGVGGLAPGVGGLAPGIGGLAPGIAAVPGVGAPAAAAKAAAKAAKFGAGVGGVPGVVPGVTGVPGVTPGVGVVPGLVPGVGVPGTGILPGAGIPQVGVQPGAKPPKFGVPGAGVPGVGIPGGLGVGGLGVGGLGVGGLGAGILYPGAVGKPPKPGFGVGGLQPGVGVPGFGVSPIFPGGVAGQLGFGGKPPKTFGGALGALGFRGGVGCAQGKYCGRKRK
- the ELN gene encoding elastin isoform X3, which gives rise to MARQAAAPLLPGVLLLFSILPASQQGGVPGAIPGVGVPGGFFPGAGVGGLGAGLGAGAKPLKPGVGGLGGLGPLGLQPGAAGLFPGGAFPGGVFPGAPSAAALKAAAKAGAVAPGGVQPGVGAAVKPPKVPGAGIPGAFPGGVLPGAGVRFPGVGVLPGVPTGAGVKPKGPGAGAFAGIPGLGGFGGQQPGVPLGYPIKAPKLPGGYGLPYSTGKLPYGFGPGGIGAGIGAGGKAGYPTGTGVGAQAAAAKAAAKYGAGVLPGAGAIPGVVPGVGVVPGVGVGGPAAAAAAAKAAAKAGAFGPGLVPGVGGVPGLVPGVGGVPGLVPGVGVPGVPGVGAPAAAAAAAKAAKYGAGIGVPGIGGVPGVPGVPGVPGVPGVPGVPGVPGVPGVPGVPGVPGVAGVPGVVPGVGVVAPDAAAAAAKAAAKAAAIGRVPGVGVPGVGVPGVGVPGVGVPGVGVPGVGVPGVGVPGLVPGVGGIPGVGAPAAAAAAKAAAKAAKFGVGGLAPGVGGLAPGVGGLAPGVGGLAPGIGGLAPGIAAVPGVGAPAAAAKAAAKAAKFGAGVGGVPGVVPGVTGVPGVTPGVGVVPGLVPGVGVPGTGILPGAGIPQVGVQPGAKPPKFGVPGAGVPGVGIPGGLGVGGLGVGGLGVGGLGAGAVGKPPKPGFGVGGLQPGVGVPGFGVSPIFPGGVAGQLGFGGKPPKTFGGALGALGFRGGVGCAQGKYCGRKRK
- the ELN gene encoding elastin isoform X20; translated protein: MARQAAAPLLPGVLLLFSILPASQQGGVPGAIPGVGVPGGFFPGVRFPGVGVLPGVPTGAGVKPKGPGAGAFAGIPGLGGFGGQQPGVPLGYPIKAPKLPGGYGLPYSTGKLPYGFGPGGIGAGIGAGGKAGYPTGTGVGAQAAAAKAAAKYGAGVLPGAGAIPGVVPGVGVVPGVGVGGPAAAAAAAKAAAKAGAFGPGLVPGVGGVPGLVPGVGGVPGLVPGVGVPGVPGVGAPAAAAAAAKAAKYGAGIGVPGIGGVPGVPGVPGVPGVPGVPGVPGVPGVPGVPGVPGVPGVAGVPGVVPGVGVVAPDAAAAAAKAAAKAAAIGRVPGVGVPGVGVPGVGVPGVGVPGVGVPGVGVPGVGVPGLVPGVGGIPGVGAPAAAAAAKAAAKAAKFGVGGLAPGVGGLAPGVGGLAPGVGGLAPGIGGLAPGIAAVPGVGAPAAAAKAAAKAAKFGAGVGGVPGVVPGVTGVPGVTPGVGVVPGLVPGVGVPGTGILPGAGIPQVGVQPGAKPPKFGVPGAGVPGVGIPGGLGVGGLGVGGLGVGGLGAGILYPGAVGKPPKPGFGVGGLQPGVGVPGFGVSPIFPGGVAGQLGFGGKPPKTFGGALGALGFRGGVGCAQGKYCGRKRK
- the ELN gene encoding elastin isoform X17; the encoded protein is MARQAAAPLLPGVLLLFSILPASQQGGVPGAIPGVGVPGGFFPGAAGLFPGGAFPGGVFPGAPSAAALKAAAKAGAGIPGAFPGGVLPGAGVRFPGVGVLPGVPTGAGVKPKGPGAGAFAGIPGLGGFGGQQPGVPLGYPIKAPKLPGGYGLPYSTGKLPYGFGPGGIGAGIGAGGKAGYPTGTGVGAQAAAAKAAAKYGAGVLPGAGAIPGVVPGVGVVPGVGVGGPAAAAAAAKAAAKAGAFGPGLVPGVGGVPGLVPGVGGVPGLVPGVGVPGVPGVGAPAAAAAAAKAAKYGAGIGVPGIGGVPGVPGVPGVPGVPGVPGVPGVPGVPGVPGVPGVPGVAGVPGVVPGVGVVAPDAAAAAAKAAAKAAAIGRVPGVGVPGVGVPGVGVPGVGVPGVGVPGVGVPGVGVPGLVPGVGGIPGVGAPAAAAAAKAAAKAAKFGVGGLAPGVGGLAPGVGGLAPGVGGLAPGIGGLAPGIAAVPGVGAPAAAAKAAAKAAKFGAGVGGVPGVVPGVTGVPGVTPGVGVVPGLVPGVGVPGTGILPGAGIPQVGVQPGAKPPKFGVPGAGVPGVGIPGGLGVGGLGVGGLGVGGLGAGILYPGAVGKPPKPGFGVGGLQPGVGVPGFGVSPIFPGGVAGQLGFGGKPPKTFGGALGALGFRGGVGCAQGKYCGRKRK
- the ELN gene encoding elastin isoform X13 — its product is MARQAAAPLLPGVLLLFSILPASQQGGVPGAIPGVGVPGGFFPGAAGLFPGGAFPGGVFPGAPSAAALKAAAKAGAVAPGGVQPGVGAAVKPPKVPGAGIPGAFPGGVLPGAGVRFPGVGVLPGVPTGAGVKPKGPGAGAFAGIPGLGGFGGQQPGVPLGYPIKAPKLPGGYGLPYSTGKLPYGFGPGGIGAGIGAGGKAGYPTGTGVGAQAAAAKAAAKYGAGVLPGAGAIPGVVPGVGVVPGVGVGGPAAAAAAAKAAAKAGAFGPGLVPGVGGVPGLVPGVGGVPGLVPGVGVPGVPGVGAPAAAAAAAKAAKYGAGIGVPGIGGVPGVPGVPGVPGVPGVPGVPGVPGVPGVPGVPGVPGVAGVPGVVPGVGVVAPDAAAAAAKAAAKAAAIGRVPGVGVPGVGVPGVGVPGVGVPGVGVPGVGVPGVGVPGLVPGVGGIPGVGAPAAAAAAKAAAKAAKFGVGGLAPGVGGLAPGVGGLAPGVGGLAPGIGGLAPGIAAVPGVGAPAAAAKAAAKAAKFGAGVGGVPGVVPGVTGVPGVTPGVGVVPGLVPGVGVPGTGILPGAGIPQVGVQPGAKPPKFGVPGAGVPGVGIPGGLGVGGLGVGGLGVGGLGAGILYPGAVGKPPKPGFGVGGLQPGVGVPGFGVSPIFPGGVAGQLGFGGKPPKTFGGALGALGFRGGVGCAQGKYCGRKRK
- the ELN gene encoding elastin isoform X2 gives rise to the protein MARQAAAPLLPGVLLLFSILPASQQGGVPGAIPGVGVPGGFFPGAGVGGLGAGLGAGAKPLKPGVGGLGGLGPLGLQPGAAGLFPGGAFPGGVFPGAPSAAALKAAAKAGAVAPGGVQPGVGAAVKPPKVPGAGIPGAFPGGVLPGAGVRFPGVGVLPGVPTGAGVKPKGPGAGAFAGIPGLGGFGGQQPGVPLGYPIKAPKLPGGYGLPYSTGKLPYGFGPGGIGAGIGAGGKAGYPTGTGVGAQAAAAKAAAKYGAGVLPGAGAIPGVVPGVGVVPGVGVGGPAAAAAAAKAAAKAGAFGPGLVPGVGGVPGLVPGVGGVPGLVPGVGVPGVPVGAPAAAAAAAKAAKYGAGIGVPGIGGVPGVPGVPGVPGVPGVPGVPGVPGVPGVPGVPGVPGVAGVPGVVPGVGVVAPDAAAAAAKAAAKAAAIGRVPGVGVPGVGVPGVGVPGVGVPGVGVPGVGVPGVGVPGLVPGVGGIPGVGAPAAAAAAKAAAKAAKFGVGGLAPGVGGLAPGVGGLAPGVGGLAPGIGGLAPGIAAVPGVGAPAAAAKAAAKAAKFGAGVGGVPGVVPGVTGVPGVTPGVGVVPGLVPGVGVPGTGILPGAGIPQVGVQPGAKPPKFGVPGAGVPGVGIPGGLGVGGLGVGGLGVGGLGAGILYPGAVGKPPKPGFGVGGLQPGVGVPGFGVSPIFPGGVAGQLGFGGKPPKTFGGALGALGFRGGVGCAQGKYCGRKRK
- the ELN gene encoding elastin isoform X6, which encodes MARQAAAPLLPGVLLLFSILPASQQGGVPGAIPGVGVPGGFFPGAGVGGLGAGLGAGAKPLKPGVGGLGGLGPLGLQPGAAGLFPGGAFPGGVFPGAPSAAALKAAAKAGAVAPGGVQPGVGAAVKPPKVPGAGIPGAFPGGVLPGAGVRFPGVGVLPGVPTGAGVKPKGPGAGAFAGIPGLGGFGGQQPGVPLGYPIKAPKLPGGYGLPYSTGKLPYGFGPGGIGAGIGAGGKAGYPTGTGVGAQAAAAKAAAKYGAGVLPGAGAIPGVVPGVGVVPGVGVGGPAAAAAAAKAAAKAGAFGPGLVPGVGGVPGLVPGVGGVPGLVPGVGVPGVPGVGAPAAAAAAAKAAKYGAGIGVPGIGGVPGVPGVPGVPGVPGVPGVPGVPGVPGVPGVPGVPGVAGVPGVVPGVGVVAPDAAAAAAKAAAKAAAIGRVPGVGVPGVGVPGVGVPGVGVPGVGVPGVGVPGVGVPGLVPGVGGIPGVGAPAAAAAAKAAAKAAKFGVGGLAPGVGGLAPGVGGLAPGVGGLAPGIGGLAPGIAAVPGVGAPAAAAKAAAKAAKFGAGVGGVPGVVPGVTGVPGVTPGVGVVPGLVPGVGVPGTGILPGAGIPQVGVQPGAKPPKFGGLGVGGLGVGGLGVGGLGAGILYPGAVGKPPKPGFGVGGLQPGVGVPGFGVSPIFPGGVAGQLGFGGKPPKTFGGALGALGFRGGVGCAQGKYCGRKRK
- the ELN gene encoding elastin isoform X4; the protein is MARQAAAPLLPGVLLLFSILPASQQGGVPGAIPGVGVPGGFFPGAGVGGLGAGLGAGAKPLKPGVGGLGGLGPLGLQPGAAGLFPGGAFPGGVFPGAPSAAALKAAAKAGAVAPGGVQPGVGAAVKPPKVPGAGIPGAFPGGVLPGAGVRFPGVGVLPGVPTGAGVKPKGPGAGAFAGIPGLGGFGGQQPGVPLGYPIKAPKLPGGYGLPYSTGKLPYGFGPGGIGAGIGAGGKAGYPTGTGVGAQAAAAKAAAKYGAGVLPGAGAIPGVVPGVGVVPGVGVGGPAAAAAAAKAAAKAGAFGPGLVPGVGGVPGLVPGVGGVPGLVPGVGVPGVPGVGAPAAAAAAAKAAKYGAGIGVPGIGGVPGVPGVPGVPGVPGVPGVPGVPGVPGVPGVPGVPGVAGVPGVVPGVGVVAPDAAAAAAKAAAKAAAIGRVPGVGVPGVGVPGVGVPGVGVPGVGVPGVGVPGVGVPGLVPGVGGIPGVGAPAAAAAAKAAAKAAKFGVGGLAPGVGGLAPGVGGLAPGVGGLAPGIGGLAPGIAAVPGVGAPAAAAKAAAKAAKFGAGVGGVPGVVPGVTGVPGVTPGVGVVPGLVPGVGVPGTGILPGAGIPQVGVQPGAKPPKFGVPGAGVPGVGIPGGLGVGGLGVGGLGVGGLGAGILYPGAVGKPPKPGVGVPGFGVSPIFPGGVAGQLGFGGKPPKTFGGALGALGFRGGVGCAQGKYCGRKRK
- the ELN gene encoding elastin isoform X18 — translated: MARQAAAPLLPGVLLLFSILPASQQGGVPGAIPGVGVPGGFFPGAGVGGLGAGAGIPGAFPGGVLPGAGVRFPGVGVLPGVPTGAGVKPKGPGAGAFAGIPGLGGFGGQQPGVPLGYPIKAPKLPGGYGLPYSTGKLPYGFGPGGIGAGIGAGGKAGYPTGTGVGAQAAAAKAAAKYGAGVLPGAGAIPGVVPGVGVVPGVGVGGPAAAAAAAKAAAKAGAFGPGLVPGVGGVPGLVPGVGGVPGLVPGVGVPGVPGVGAPAAAAAAAKAAKYGAGIGVPGIGGVPGVPGVPGVPGVPGVPGVPGVPGVPGVPGVPGVPGVAGVPGVVPGVGVVAPDAAAAAAKAAAKAAAIGRVPGVGVPGVGVPGVGVPGVGVPGVGVPGVGVPGVGVPGLVPGVGGIPGVGAPAAAAAAKAAAKAAKFGVGGLAPGVGGLAPGVGGLAPGVGGLAPGIGGLAPGIAAVPGVGAPAAAAKAAAKAAKFGAGVGGVPGVVPGVTGVPGVTPGVGVVPGLVPGVGVPGTGILPGAGIPQVGVQPGAKPPKFGVPGAGVPGVGIPGGLGVGGLGVGGLGVGGLGAGILYPGAVGKPPKPGFGVGGLQPGVGVPGFGVSPIFPGGVAGQLGFGGKPPKTFGGALGALGFRGGVGCAQGKYCGRKRK
- the ELN gene encoding elastin isoform X19 produces the protein MARQAAAPLLPGVLLLFSILPASQQGGVPGAIPGVGVPGGFFPGAGVGGLGAGVRFPGVGVLPGVPTGAGVKPKGPGAGAFAGIPGLGGFGGQQPGVPLGYPIKAPKLPGGYGLPYSTGKLPYGFGPGGIGAGIGAGGKAGYPTGTGVGAQAAAAKAAAKYGAGVLPGAGAIPGVVPGVGVVPGVGVGGPAAAAAAAKAAAKAGAFGPGLVPGVGGVPGLVPGVGGVPGLVPGVGVPGVPGVGAPAAAAAAAKAAKYGAGIGVPGIGGVPGVPGVPGVPGVPGVPGVPGVPGVPGVPGVPGVPGVAGVPGVVPGVGVVAPDAAAAAAKAAAKAAAIGRVPGVGVPGVGVPGVGVPGVGVPGVGVPGVGVPGVGVPGLVPGVGGIPGVGAPAAAAAAKAAAKAAKFGVGGLAPGVGGLAPGVGGLAPGVGGLAPGIGGLAPGIAAVPGVGAPAAAAKAAAKAAKFGAGVGGVPGVVPGVTGVPGVTPGVGVVPGLVPGVGVPGTGILPGAGIPQVGVQPGAKPPKFGVPGAGVPGVGIPGGLGVGGLGVGGLGVGGLGAGILYPGAVGKPPKPGFGVGGLQPGVGVPGFGVSPIFPGGVAGQLGFGGKPPKTFGGALGALGFRGGVGCAQGKYCGRKRK
- the ELN gene encoding elastin isoform X10; amino-acid sequence: MARQAAAPLLPGVLLLFSILPASQQGGVPGAIPGVGVPGGFFPGAGVGGLGAGLGAGAKPLKPGVGGLGGLGPLGLQPGAAGLFPGGAFPGGVFPGAPSAAALKAAAKAGAVAPGGVQPGVGAAVKPPKVPGAGIPGAFPGGVLPGAGVRFPGVGVLPGVPTGAGVKPKGPGAGAFAGIPGLGGFGGQQPGVPLGYPIKAPKLPGGYGLPYSTGKLPYGFGPGGIGAGIGAGGKAGYPTGTGVGAQAAAAKAAAKYGAGVLPGAGAIPGVVPGVGVVPGVGVGGPAAAAAAAKAAAKAGAFGPGLVPGVGGVPGLVPGVGGVPGLVPGVGVPGVPGVGAPAAAAAAAKAAKYGAGIGVPGIGGVPGVPGVPGVPGVPGVPGVPGVPGVPGVPGVPGVPGVAGVPGVVPGVGVVAPDAAAAAAKAAAKAAAIGRVPGVGVPGVGVPGVGVPGVGVPGVGVPGVGVPGVGVPGLVPGVGGIPGVGAPAAAAAAKAAAKAAKFGVGGLAPGVGGLAPGVGGLAPGVGGLAPGIGGLAPGIAAVPGVGAPAAAAKAAAKAAKFGAGVGGVPGVVPGVTGVPGVTPGVGVVPGLVPGVGVPGTGILPGAGIPQVGVQPGAKPPKFGVPGAGVPGVGIPGGLGVGGLGVGGLGVGGLGAGAVGKPPKPGFGVGGLQPGGVAGQLGFGGKPPKTFGGALGALGFRGGVGCAQGKYCGRKRK